The following are encoded together in the Streptomyces sp. NBC_00358 genome:
- a CDS encoding MaoC family dehydratase, with product MTITVNGLDELRKLAGGDLGTSEWTEVTQQRIDTFADATGDHQWIHTDPARAAEGPFGAPIAHGYLTLSLFIPLFTELLEVEGVTTKVNYGLDKVRFPAPVKAGSRIRLVARLASVDDVPGGVQIAVDGTVEIEGGGKPAAVLRSLSRFYV from the coding sequence ATGACCATCACCGTGAACGGCCTCGACGAGCTCAGGAAGCTCGCGGGCGGCGACCTCGGCACCAGTGAGTGGACCGAGGTCACCCAGCAGCGGATCGACACCTTCGCCGACGCCACGGGCGACCACCAGTGGATCCACACCGACCCGGCGCGCGCGGCGGAGGGCCCGTTCGGCGCGCCCATCGCGCACGGCTATCTGACCCTGTCCCTCTTCATCCCGCTCTTCACCGAGCTCCTTGAGGTGGAGGGCGTGACCACGAAGGTCAACTACGGCCTGGACAAGGTGCGGTTCCCCGCCCCCGTGAAGGCCGGCTCGCGCATCCGGCTGGTCGCGCGGCTCGCCTCGGTCGACGACGTGCCGGGCGGAGTGCAGATCGCCGTCGACGGCACGGTGGAGATCGAAGGCGGCGGGAAGCCCGCCGCCGTCCTGCGGAGCCTGTCGCGGTTCTACGTCTGA
- a CDS encoding acyl-CoA synthetase — MRNEGLGSWPARRARKTPHRTALIHGDHAVDYAGLHTRTTRLAHALRTRGIRRGDRIAYLGPNHPSYLETLFAAGLLGAVFVPLNPRLAGPELAYQLADSGARALVHAPAPNGLAGVPPDGTDVRTHIEVGGAYEELIAAASDEPIDQPVGPDDLCIIMYTSGTTGRPKGAMLTHGNLVWNAVNVLVDHDLTTDERALVCAPLFHTAGLNMLTLPVLLKGGTCVLTGSFDPAATLDLIERHGITFLFGVPTMFDRMARHPRWAGADLSSLRIVTCGGSPVPTPLIAAYQERGLTFLQGYGMTEAAPGTLFLDAEHAVAKAGSAGVPHFFSDVRVVRPDFTPVEAGEAGEVVVRGPHVMPGYWGLPEETAAVFTDGWFRSGDAARVDDDGYVFIVDRIKDMIISGGENIYPAEIEDLLLAHPGIVECAVIGVADDTWGEVPRAVVVAREGVELDPDEVLASLSGRLAKYKIPKSVVVTDELPRTASGKLLKSRVRKRYGTGYRTSEGTA; from the coding sequence ATGCGCAACGAGGGACTGGGGTCGTGGCCCGCACGCCGGGCCCGCAAGACCCCGCACCGCACCGCCCTGATCCACGGCGACCACGCCGTCGACTACGCAGGACTGCACACCCGCACCACCCGGCTCGCACACGCCCTGCGGACCCGGGGCATCCGACGCGGGGACCGGATCGCCTATCTCGGCCCCAACCACCCTTCGTACCTGGAGACGTTGTTCGCCGCCGGCCTGCTCGGCGCCGTCTTCGTGCCGCTGAACCCTCGCCTCGCCGGCCCCGAACTCGCCTACCAGCTCGCCGATTCGGGCGCCAGGGCCCTGGTCCACGCGCCGGCCCCGAACGGGCTCGCCGGGGTCCCGCCGGACGGCACCGACGTCCGTACGCACATCGAAGTGGGCGGAGCCTACGAGGAGTTGATCGCCGCCGCGTCCGACGAGCCGATCGACCAGCCGGTGGGCCCCGACGATCTGTGCATCATCATGTACACCTCGGGCACCACGGGCCGCCCCAAGGGCGCGATGCTCACCCACGGCAACCTCGTCTGGAACGCCGTGAACGTCCTCGTCGACCACGACCTGACCACCGACGAACGTGCCCTGGTCTGCGCTCCGTTGTTCCACACGGCGGGCCTGAACATGCTCACCCTGCCGGTGCTCCTCAAGGGCGGAACCTGCGTGCTGACCGGGTCCTTCGACCCCGCGGCCACCCTCGACCTGATCGAACGGCACGGGATCACCTTCCTGTTCGGCGTGCCCACCATGTTCGACCGGATGGCACGGCACCCCCGCTGGGCCGGCGCCGACCTGTCCTCCCTGCGCATCGTCACCTGCGGCGGCTCGCCCGTGCCGACCCCGCTGATCGCCGCCTACCAGGAACGCGGACTCACCTTCCTCCAGGGGTACGGGATGACCGAGGCCGCGCCCGGCACCCTCTTCCTGGACGCGGAACACGCGGTCGCCAAGGCCGGTTCGGCGGGCGTGCCGCACTTCTTCAGCGACGTCCGGGTGGTCCGGCCCGACTTCACCCCGGTCGAGGCGGGAGAGGCGGGCGAGGTCGTCGTCCGGGGGCCGCACGTCATGCCCGGCTACTGGGGGCTGCCCGAGGAGACGGCCGCGGTCTTCACCGACGGCTGGTTCCGCAGCGGGGACGCGGCCCGGGTCGACGACGACGGCTATGTCTTCATCGTGGACCGCATCAAGGACATGATCATCTCGGGTGGCGAGAACATCTATCCCGCCGAGATCGAGGACCTCCTCCTCGCCCACCCCGGCATCGTCGAGTGCGCCGTGATCGGAGTCGCCGACGACACCTGGGGCGAGGTCCCCCGCGCGGTCGTGGTCGCCCGCGAAGGCGTCGAACTCGACCCCGACGAGGTCCTCGCCTCACTCTCCGGCCGCCTCGCCAAATACAAGATCCCCAAGTCGGTGGTCGTCACGGACGAACTGCCGCGCACCGCCTCCGGAAAGCTCCTGAAATCCCGTGTCCGTAAGCGCTACGGCACCGGCTACCGCACCAGCGAAGGAACCGCATGA
- a CDS encoding amidohydrolase family protein: MTPPLNPDDLVAIDVHTHAEVSSKGRSSLDDGLHDASSAYFKVEGKRKPTLEETAAYYRERRMAAVIFTVDAESATGTEPVPNEEVAEAAAANPDVLIPFASIDPFRGKAGVRQARRLVEEYGVKGFKFHPSIQGFFPDDRSVAYGLYEVIEETGTIALFHTGQTGIGAGVPGGGGIRLKYSNPLHVDDVAADFPHLKIILAHPSFPWQDEALAVATHKPGVHIDLSGWSPKYFPPQLVQYANTLLKDKVLFGSDYPLLTPDRWLADFEKLPIKDEVRPKILKENAARLLGLTP; the protein is encoded by the coding sequence ATGACTCCTCCCCTGAACCCGGACGACCTCGTCGCGATCGACGTCCACACCCACGCCGAGGTGTCCTCCAAGGGCCGTTCCTCGCTCGACGACGGTCTGCACGACGCCTCCAGCGCCTACTTCAAGGTCGAGGGCAAGCGGAAGCCGACCCTGGAGGAGACCGCGGCCTACTACCGCGAGCGGCGGATGGCCGCGGTGATCTTCACGGTGGACGCCGAGTCCGCCACCGGCACCGAGCCCGTCCCGAACGAGGAGGTCGCGGAAGCCGCCGCCGCCAACCCGGACGTGCTGATCCCGTTCGCCTCCATCGACCCCTTCCGCGGGAAGGCCGGGGTGCGGCAGGCACGGCGGCTGGTCGAGGAGTACGGGGTGAAGGGCTTCAAGTTCCACCCGAGCATCCAGGGCTTCTTCCCGGACGACCGCTCGGTGGCGTACGGCCTCTACGAGGTCATCGAGGAGACCGGCACGATCGCGCTCTTCCACACCGGGCAGACCGGCATCGGCGCCGGGGTGCCGGGCGGCGGCGGGATCCGGCTCAAGTACTCGAATCCGCTCCATGTGGACGACGTGGCCGCCGACTTCCCGCATCTGAAGATCATCCTGGCGCACCCGTCCTTCCCCTGGCAGGACGAGGCACTCGCCGTGGCCACCCACAAACCGGGCGTGCACATCGACCTGTCGGGCTGGTCCCCGAAGTACTTCCCGCCCCAACTGGTGCAGTACGCCAACACCTTGCTCAAGGACAAGGTCCTCTTCGGCTCCGACTACCCCCTCCTCACCCCGGACCGCTGGCTCGCCGACTTCGAGAAGCTCCCGATCAAGGACGAGGTCAGGCCGAAGATCCTCAAGGAGAACGCCGCCCGGCTGCTCGGGCTGACACCGTAA
- a CDS encoding SDR family NAD(P)-dependent oxidoreductase: MPSIDIGGKAAVVTGGGRGLGLAYARALASAGAHVVVNDVDEDAAGQAVKSITEAGGQAVAEVVAVGTAEAADRLVARAVREFGRLDILVTNAGILRDRVLWKMTDDDFDAVITTHLRGTFTCARAAAVRMREQGEGGTLILVGSPAGQRGNFGQTNYAAAKAGIAAMARTWSMELGRAGITVNAIVPVAATAMTETIPAFAPYVEALREGTPFPDFLRKGEGFGTPEDCAPLVPFLASEAARGITGQAIGIGGDKVALWSHPQEIRTAYADGGWTPGTLADVWADSLGAEPQTVGIPAPRIPAPKTAEA, from the coding sequence GTGCCCAGCATCGATATCGGCGGCAAGGCCGCCGTCGTCACCGGCGGCGGCCGTGGCCTCGGCCTGGCCTACGCCCGCGCCCTCGCGTCCGCCGGGGCCCACGTCGTCGTCAACGACGTCGACGAGGACGCGGCCGGGCAGGCCGTGAAGTCCATCACCGAGGCCGGCGGCCAGGCCGTCGCGGAGGTGGTCGCGGTCGGTACCGCGGAGGCCGCCGACCGGCTCGTCGCCCGTGCCGTGCGGGAGTTCGGCCGGCTCGACATCCTCGTCACCAACGCGGGAATCCTGCGCGACAGGGTCCTGTGGAAGATGACCGACGACGACTTCGACGCGGTGATCACCACCCATCTGAGGGGCACCTTCACCTGCGCCCGTGCCGCCGCCGTGCGGATGCGCGAGCAGGGCGAGGGCGGCACCCTGATCCTGGTCGGCTCGCCCGCGGGGCAGCGCGGCAACTTCGGGCAGACGAACTACGCCGCCGCGAAGGCGGGCATCGCCGCGATGGCCCGCACCTGGTCGATGGAACTGGGCCGCGCGGGCATCACCGTCAACGCGATCGTGCCCGTCGCGGCCACCGCGATGACCGAGACGATCCCGGCGTTCGCCCCGTACGTCGAGGCCCTGCGCGAGGGCACGCCGTTCCCGGACTTCCTGCGCAAGGGCGAGGGCTTCGGCACTCCCGAGGACTGCGCGCCGCTGGTCCCCTTCCTCGCCTCCGAGGCCGCACGCGGGATCACCGGCCAGGCCATCGGCATCGGCGGCGACAAGGTGGCCCTGTGGTCGCATCCGCAGGAGATCAGGACCGCCTACGCGGACGGCGGCTGGACCCCGGGGACGCTCGCGGACGTCTGGGCGGACTCCCTCGGCGCCGAACCGCAGACCGTCGGGATCCCCGCCCCGCGCATACCCGCGCCGAAGACGGCGGAGGCGTGA
- a CDS encoding MarR family winged helix-turn-helix transcriptional regulator, translating to MRGLHADTGYLLYRLGLRSGQLFNAFLQESGLRLRHYALLRFLATSRGALQRELSTRLGYDPSAIVGLVDDLEKLGFAERRPAPDDRRSRIVVLTADGRSFLRDTDEAGLRVTNDLLQPLDPAERETLHTLLRRITDTELNP from the coding sequence ATGCGCGGTCTGCACGCCGACACCGGTTATCTGCTCTACCGGCTGGGCCTGCGCTCCGGGCAGTTGTTCAACGCGTTCCTCCAGGAGTCCGGGCTGCGGCTGCGTCACTACGCGCTGCTGCGGTTCCTCGCCACCTCCAGGGGCGCGTTGCAGCGGGAGCTGAGCACGCGGCTCGGCTACGACCCGAGCGCGATCGTCGGGCTCGTCGACGACCTGGAGAAGCTCGGCTTCGCGGAGCGCCGGCCCGCTCCGGACGACCGCCGCAGCCGGATCGTCGTTCTCACCGCGGACGGCCGCTCCTTCCTGCGCGACACGGACGAGGCCGGCCTGCGTGTGACGAACGACCTGCTCCAGCCCCTGGACCCGGCCGAGCGGGAGACTCTGCACACGCTGCTGCGACGGATCACGGACACCGAACTGAACCCATGA
- a CDS encoding IclR family transcriptional regulator, producing the protein MTALSAPGRLLAVLAAFDHGHPALSLTDISRRAGLSLTTTHRLVAALAEWGALERDADGVYHVGLRLWEIAALAPRGLALRQTALPYLEDLYEATHENVQLAVRDGSEVVYTEWIAGRSSVGVRIQVGAHWPLHATGVGLALLAHTQPAFQETYCAGPLVSYTPYTITDPVRLRRTLAEVRRTGVAVSNRQVTDDALSVAAPVRGTDGSVVAAVSLVVPQADAQVPALIPAVRLAARGISRALGWHPTPRPEPHA; encoded by the coding sequence ATGACCGCCCTGTCCGCTCCCGGCCGCCTCCTCGCCGTGCTCGCCGCCTTCGACCACGGGCACCCGGCGCTGTCCCTGACGGACATCAGCCGCCGGGCCGGGCTCAGCCTCACCACCACCCACCGGCTGGTGGCCGCGCTCGCCGAGTGGGGCGCGCTGGAGCGGGACGCGGACGGCGTGTACCACGTGGGCCTGCGCCTGTGGGAGATCGCGGCACTCGCGCCGCGGGGCCTCGCGCTGCGGCAGACCGCCCTGCCGTATCTGGAGGACCTGTACGAAGCGACTCACGAGAACGTCCAGTTGGCGGTCCGCGACGGTTCCGAGGTCGTCTACACCGAGTGGATCGCCGGGCGGTCGTCGGTCGGCGTACGCATTCAGGTGGGCGCCCACTGGCCGCTGCACGCGACCGGTGTCGGGCTCGCGCTGCTCGCGCACACGCAGCCCGCGTTCCAGGAGACCTACTGCGCGGGGCCGTTGGTCTCCTACACGCCGTACACCATCACCGATCCGGTCCGGCTGCGCCGCACCCTGGCCGAAGTCCGGCGTACGGGCGTGGCGGTGAGCAACCGTCAGGTTACGGACGACGCCCTGTCGGTGGCCGCTCCGGTGCGCGGCACGGACGGATCGGTCGTCGCGGCCGTGTCCCTCGTCGTACCCCAGGCGGACGCGCAGGTACCGGCGTTGATCCCGGCGGTGCGGCTGGCGGCCCGCGGAATCTCACGGGCCCTCGGCTGGCACCCGACGCCCCGACCGGAACCACACGCCTGA